One segment of Meriones unguiculatus strain TT.TT164.6M chromosome X, Bangor_MerUng_6.1, whole genome shotgun sequence DNA contains the following:
- the Ppp1r2c gene encoding protein phosphatase inhibitor 2 family member C → MATSTTSHRPIKGILKNKSSASSVEDSTQPTRPGTQELQRKKSQKWDESNILATQHPCYKDYDLMNMNEPGNSLVAVLHDGEDNMSKIQGKEAMTQETLAKKLAASEIPGTSYLGEEQQSSGKHSCKYFLNQQERQQQFELKRKLHYNEGLNIKLARQLISEELQSEVEDDDNQHLHSNY, encoded by the coding sequence ATGGCAACCTCCACCACTTCACATCGACCCATCAAGGGGATACTAAAAAACAAAAGTTCAGCATCTTCAGTGGAGGATTCCACCCAGCCAACAAGACCCGGAACGCAGGAGTTACAACGGAAGAAATCACAGAAGTGGGACGAATCCAACATACTAGCAACCCAACACCCATGCTACAAAGACTATGACCTGATGAACATGAATGAGCCCGGCAATAGCTTAGTCGCTGTGCTACACGATGGAGAAGACAACATGAGTAAAATTCAAGGAAAAGAAGCCATGACCCAGGAGACCTTAGCAAAGAAACTGGCAGCCTCTGAAATCCCCGGGACCAGTTACCTGGGTGAGGAGCAGCAAAGCAGTGGTAAGCATAGCTGCAAATACTTCCTGAACCAACAAGAAAGGCAGCAGCAATTTGAGTTGAAAAGGAAACTACATTACAACGAAGGATTGAACATCAAATTGGCCAGACAACTGATATCGGAGGAGCTACAATCTGAAGTAGAAGATGATGACAACCAACATCTAcattcaaattattga